From the Exiguobacterium aurantiacum genome, one window contains:
- the murD gene encoding UDP-N-acetylmuramoyl-L-alanine--D-glutamate ligase, which yields MQQQWNDKRVLVLGAARSGIAAAAYLRNVGANVTINTGSEPSTEERMKIEALGINGVYGAHPLELLDTAELIVKNPGIPYHIPLLQEAMARKIPIYTEVELAYLATDATFVAITGSNGKTTTTTLVHELLKGGSRPVHVAGNIGFPAIEVASKAKRDDLIVIELSSFQLMGVEQFHPRAAALLNLSPAHLDYHGDFESYADAKGNLFQNMTASDRVVVKGSDTEVMKRVPAGLPAATFGYESGDAHVADGWITLHGEAIIRVEDLALGGAHNVENVLAALLLVEPFDIPRAHIERVLQTFGGVAHRTESLGRVLGRRVYNDSKATNNVAAEAALNGFEAPIIWVCGGLERGADLNSLVPALGRVKAIVAYGETADRFKSLGEAEQIPSFAVDTLEAAVPLAFEQSSTDDVILLSPACASWDQYKTFEERGEHFVRLVNAYEEANR from the coding sequence ATGCAACAACAGTGGAACGATAAACGAGTCCTCGTACTCGGTGCGGCACGGAGCGGCATCGCCGCTGCCGCTTACTTAAGAAATGTCGGTGCGAACGTGACCATCAATACCGGGAGCGAACCGTCAACGGAAGAACGGATGAAAATCGAAGCGCTCGGTATCAACGGCGTTTACGGGGCCCATCCGCTCGAACTACTAGATACGGCGGAGCTGATCGTCAAAAATCCAGGCATTCCGTATCACATCCCGTTATTGCAAGAGGCGATGGCGCGAAAGATTCCGATTTATACGGAAGTGGAACTCGCCTACTTGGCGACCGACGCGACGTTCGTCGCCATCACCGGATCGAACGGTAAAACGACGACGACGACACTCGTTCATGAATTGCTCAAAGGGGGGAGTCGTCCGGTCCACGTGGCAGGGAATATCGGTTTCCCGGCCATCGAAGTCGCATCGAAAGCGAAGCGGGACGATTTGATCGTCATCGAACTGTCGAGCTTCCAATTGATGGGGGTCGAACAGTTCCATCCGCGAGCGGCGGCGCTGTTGAACCTTTCACCGGCCCACTTGGACTACCACGGTGACTTTGAGTCGTATGCCGACGCCAAAGGCAACTTGTTCCAGAACATGACGGCCTCAGACCGTGTCGTCGTCAAAGGCAGTGACACGGAAGTGATGAAACGCGTCCCGGCAGGTCTTCCCGCCGCGACGTTCGGTTACGAGAGTGGAGACGCGCACGTAGCAGACGGTTGGATCACCCTTCACGGAGAGGCGATCATCCGCGTCGAGGACCTCGCCCTTGGTGGGGCCCATAACGTCGAGAACGTGTTGGCGGCCTTGTTGCTCGTCGAACCATTCGATATCCCGCGGGCCCATATCGAACGCGTGCTTCAAACGTTCGGCGGGGTGGCCCACCGGACAGAAAGTCTCGGGCGAGTACTCGGACGCCGTGTGTATAACGACTCGAAAGCGACAAACAATGTCGCCGCTGAGGCGGCGCTGAACGGATTCGAGGCCCCAATCATTTGGGTGTGCGGCGGACTCGAACGTGGCGCCGATCTCAATTCACTCGTTCCGGCGTTAGGGCGGGTCAAAGCGATTGTCGCTTACGGCGAGACGGCAGACCGTTTCAAGTCGTTAGGTGAAGCCGAACAAATCCCGTCGTTCGCAGTCGATACACTCGAGGCGGCGGTCCCGCTCGCGTTCGAACAGTCGTCGACGGATGACGTGATCTTACTATCGCCGGCTTGTGCGAGTTGGGATCAATATAAGACGTTCGAAGAGCGCGGCGAACATTTCGTCCGACTCGTGAACGCATATGAGGAGGCCAATCGATGA
- the mraY gene encoding phospho-N-acetylmuramoyl-pentapeptide-transferase, with translation MLISLIVLISSLLTVLVVMPRAIPALRNLKFGQEIRDEGPGWHQKKSGTPTMGGIVILLALIIGFLVSVVFGEAVAGFGTLLFVTLAFGVIGFLDDYIKVVNKRNLGLTSLQKLIGQIVVSVLFVWFLSLGGALDTTIQIPFTSIAFDTGWFYVAIVIFWLVGFSNAVNLTDGLDGLVSFSAIPTFAFFGIYALGQDEAGIAWFAFSAVGALLGFLVFNKYPAKIFMGDTGSLALGGAVAGLALMLKLELLLVFVGIIFVIETLSVILQVLSFKTTGKRIFKMSPIHHHFEMVGWSEWRIVLTFGGISLITAVLSLLLM, from the coding sequence ATGTTAATCAGTTTAATCGTCTTAATCAGTTCATTATTGACCGTATTGGTCGTCATGCCGCGGGCCATCCCGGCACTGCGTAACTTAAAGTTTGGCCAAGAAATTCGTGACGAAGGTCCGGGTTGGCATCAAAAGAAATCAGGTACCCCGACGATGGGCGGAATCGTCATCTTGCTCGCCCTCATCATCGGATTTCTCGTCTCGGTCGTCTTCGGTGAAGCCGTCGCCGGATTCGGCACACTCTTGTTCGTGACACTCGCCTTCGGGGTGATTGGCTTCCTCGACGACTATATTAAAGTCGTCAACAAGCGCAACCTCGGTTTGACGTCGCTTCAGAAATTGATCGGTCAAATCGTCGTCTCGGTCCTGTTCGTTTGGTTCCTCTCACTCGGTGGGGCACTCGATACGACGATTCAAATCCCGTTCACTTCGATTGCGTTTGATACGGGCTGGTTCTATGTTGCCATCGTCATCTTCTGGCTCGTCGGTTTCTCGAACGCGGTCAACTTGACGGACGGTCTCGATGGCCTCGTCTCGTTCTCGGCCATCCCGACGTTCGCTTTCTTCGGCATCTATGCGCTCGGACAAGACGAAGCGGGCATCGCTTGGTTCGCCTTCAGTGCCGTCGGCGCCTTGCTCGGTTTCCTCGTCTTCAATAAATACCCGGCGAAGATTTTCATGGGTGACACGGGATCACTCGCACTCGGTGGGGCGGTCGCTGGTCTCGCCCTCATGCTCAAGCTCGAGCTGTTGCTCGTCTTTGTCGGGATCATCTTTGTCATCGAGACGCTTAGCGTCATCTTGCAAGTGCTCTCGTTCAAGACGACGGGCAAACGGATCTTTAAGATGAGCCCGATCCATCACCATTTCGAAATGGTCGGTTGGTCAGAATGGCGTATCGTCTTGACGTTCGGTGGAATTAGTTTGATCACGGCAGTCTTGTCGTTACTACTCATGTAA
- a CDS encoding UDP-N-acetylmuramoyl-tripeptide--D-alanyl-D-alanine ligase, giving the protein MEQLTIQTLASWFGMETDDTREVRRVATDSRDDNADGLFVPIIGARVDGHDYIEAAVKQGAIVTFWEQDRPLPEGIVAIPVASPLQALQEAAARYLAEINPKVVAITGSNGKTSTKDMIAVVLGETFKTHKTAGNFNSDVGLPLTVLRMPRDTEVAVLEMGMNGFGQIELLSKLAKPDIAFVTNIGESHGEQVGGREGIAKAKLEIKAGLKPDGVLIVDADEPLLSEAGGYRVGYEATADGKLEVVEATFDASIFRYNNELYELKVLGAHQIRNAAYAIACGLKFGLGHDTIQRGLDRVQLTSMRMEKRMFGDAHLINDAYNASPTSMIAAIETIKTLEGFSRRVLVLGDMYELGADEVTQHESVGHVITAPVTDCVLIGDKAKWIATGITDPRVNVTMVPTVEEAKVLLGSYQRPQTVILLKASRGLALERLVQ; this is encoded by the coding sequence ATGGAACAGTTGACGATTCAAACACTCGCATCTTGGTTCGGGATGGAGACAGACGATACGCGCGAGGTACGCCGCGTCGCCACCGACTCGCGAGACGACAACGCCGACGGCTTGTTCGTCCCGATCATCGGGGCGCGTGTCGATGGGCATGATTACATCGAGGCTGCCGTCAAACAAGGGGCGATCGTGACGTTTTGGGAACAAGACCGACCGCTTCCGGAAGGGATTGTCGCCATTCCAGTCGCCTCGCCGCTCCAGGCGCTCCAAGAGGCGGCGGCCCGCTATTTGGCGGAGATCAACCCGAAAGTCGTCGCCATCACCGGGTCGAACGGCAAGACGTCGACGAAAGACATGATCGCCGTCGTGCTCGGTGAGACGTTCAAGACACACAAGACGGCGGGCAATTTCAACTCGGATGTCGGCTTGCCGCTCACCGTGCTCAGGATGCCGCGCGATACGGAAGTCGCCGTCCTCGAGATGGGGATGAACGGGTTCGGACAAATCGAGTTGTTATCGAAGCTCGCTAAACCGGATATCGCCTTCGTCACCAACATCGGGGAGTCGCACGGCGAACAAGTCGGGGGTCGCGAGGGCATCGCCAAGGCGAAGCTCGAGATTAAAGCCGGTCTGAAGCCGGACGGCGTCTTGATTGTCGATGCCGATGAGCCGCTCCTCAGTGAAGCGGGCGGATATCGTGTCGGCTATGAGGCGACCGCTGACGGCAAACTCGAAGTCGTGGAGGCGACGTTTGACGCTTCGATTTTCCGATACAACAACGAGTTGTATGAATTGAAAGTGCTCGGCGCCCACCAAATTCGCAACGCTGCCTATGCGATCGCCTGCGGCCTCAAGTTCGGCTTGGGACACGACACGATTCAACGCGGTCTCGACCGGGTCCAGTTGACGTCGATGCGGATGGAGAAGCGGATGTTCGGCGATGCCCACTTGATCAATGACGCCTATAACGCCAGCCCGACCTCGATGATTGCCGCCATCGAGACGATAAAAACGCTTGAAGGGTTCTCGCGACGTGTCCTCGTCCTCGGGGATATGTATGAACTTGGAGCGGACGAAGTCACGCAACATGAAAGCGTCGGCCACGTCATCACGGCCCCGGTCACGGATTGTGTGCTCATCGGAGACAAGGCGAAATGGATTGCGACCGGCATCACCGACCCGCGTGTGAACGTGACAATGGTGCCGACGGTGGAGGAAGCGAAAGTGCTTCTCGGCAGTTATCAACGCCCCCAGACTGTGATATTGTTAAAAGCATCGCGAGGACTGGCGCTTGAGCGCTTGGTTCAATAA
- a CDS encoding penicillin-binding protein — translation MAIVCFTPLFLFFVGWFFYLSVFQTYQGKNMLAFAEEERWKAVSTLKAERGEIFDRFGQPIAINIPSYRVVAVLKLGGERVKNKTLMPEAFPEAAKQLATVLPMTEADILKRLEQNKDRGQIEFGVPGRDLTVEQKEEIEAFEIPGITFVEEPKRYYPNKVFASSVVGYAQKIDQNGRIELVGELGIEKSLNDVLSESYGLYRFEKDLAGRQLVSSDEQLKVDPEDGADVQLTIDHRIQQLLDTKMEELYQEYKPKNATAIIMDPKTGEIIALSDRPSFDPNTREISSYSNFSVSSRFEPGSTMKIFTLAAAINEGVYNPNELYKSGSYKYGKTVFNDYNITGWGTIPMVEGVWHSSNVAFSILANERLGLSRYEDYFKAFKFDQRTGVDLPGEVNSQYDFESPLNVLITAWGQSTAVTPMQILQATSAIATDGTMKQPHVIKKVVNRETGETIRTTNPKVVGQPITAEAAKQTREALDGVVNSDVGTGQLYALDNYRVIGKTGTAQIAENGKYLSGQYIHSFVGMAPEDDPELVMYIAVDRPNSDSSTTGPRIMAPLFKDVMDVALRYRSVEPDKQAKTIDASTKTTESFVGQGRDEAVKAAEAAAFTPVSLGGGETVIAQSPVEGQPYVVGERLLLKTDESFKMPVLKGWSLRDVKRLATLYQLNLEIDGTGFVTSQSIGKDKPVKTGATLKVKLQSPSN, via the coding sequence GTGGCGATCGTTTGCTTCACACCACTCTTTTTATTTTTTGTCGGCTGGTTCTTCTACTTGTCCGTTTTTCAAACATATCAGGGCAAGAACATGCTCGCTTTCGCCGAAGAAGAGCGCTGGAAAGCGGTCAGTACGTTAAAAGCAGAGCGTGGGGAAATCTTTGATCGTTTCGGACAACCAATCGCCATCAACATCCCGTCGTATCGCGTCGTGGCCGTATTGAAACTTGGCGGGGAGCGGGTCAAGAACAAGACGCTCATGCCCGAAGCCTTCCCAGAGGCCGCGAAACAACTTGCGACCGTCCTTCCGATGACGGAGGCGGACATCTTGAAGCGGCTCGAGCAAAACAAAGACCGGGGGCAAATCGAGTTTGGTGTACCGGGTCGCGATTTGACGGTCGAGCAAAAGGAAGAAATTGAAGCGTTCGAGATTCCCGGCATTACGTTCGTCGAAGAACCGAAACGCTACTATCCGAACAAAGTGTTCGCATCAAGCGTCGTCGGCTATGCCCAAAAGATTGACCAGAACGGACGCATCGAACTCGTCGGAGAACTTGGGATTGAAAAGTCACTCAATGACGTCTTGAGCGAATCGTACGGGTTATACCGCTTCGAGAAAGACTTGGCCGGCCGTCAACTCGTCTCGAGCGACGAGCAATTAAAGGTCGACCCGGAAGATGGGGCGGACGTCCAACTGACGATCGACCACCGCATTCAACAGTTGCTCGATACGAAAATGGAAGAGCTGTACCAAGAGTACAAGCCGAAGAATGCGACGGCGATTATCATGGACCCGAAGACCGGCGAAATCATCGCCTTGTCGGACCGTCCATCGTTCGATCCGAACACGCGTGAAATCAGCTCGTACAGCAACTTCTCGGTATCATCCCGCTTTGAGCCGGGGTCGACGATGAAAATCTTCACGTTGGCTGCCGCCATCAATGAAGGTGTCTATAACCCGAATGAACTGTACAAGTCGGGTTCTTATAAGTATGGCAAGACCGTGTTCAATGATTACAACATTACCGGATGGGGTACGATTCCTATGGTAGAAGGCGTTTGGCACTCGTCGAACGTCGCGTTCTCGATTCTGGCGAACGAACGGCTCGGGCTTAGCCGCTACGAGGATTATTTCAAAGCGTTCAAGTTCGACCAACGTACCGGCGTCGATTTACCAGGTGAGGTCAACAGTCAATATGATTTCGAGAGCCCACTCAACGTCTTGATCACGGCATGGGGCCAATCGACGGCCGTCACGCCGATGCAAATCTTGCAAGCGACGTCGGCCATCGCGACCGATGGGACGATGAAACAACCCCACGTCATTAAAAAAGTCGTCAATCGTGAGACAGGCGAGACGATTCGGACGACGAATCCGAAAGTCGTCGGGCAACCCATCACGGCCGAGGCGGCGAAACAGACGCGGGAAGCGCTTGACGGCGTCGTCAACAGTGACGTCGGGACAGGGCAATTGTACGCGCTCGACAACTACCGCGTCATCGGGAAAACCGGGACCGCACAAATCGCGGAGAACGGGAAGTACTTGAGCGGACAATATATCCATTCGTTCGTCGGCATGGCGCCGGAGGACGACCCTGAACTCGTCATGTATATCGCTGTCGACCGACCGAACAGTGACTCTTCGACGACAGGGCCGCGTATCATGGCACCGCTGTTCAAAGATGTGATGGACGTCGCGCTCCGGTACCGGAGCGTCGAGCCGGACAAACAAGCGAAGACGATCGATGCGTCGACGAAAACGACGGAATCGTTTGTCGGACAAGGCCGTGACGAGGCTGTGAAGGCAGCCGAAGCGGCGGCATTCACGCCGGTATCACTTGGCGGTGGCGAAACGGTCATCGCGCAAAGTCCGGTCGAGGGTCAACCGTACGTCGTCGGCGAGCGCTTGCTGTTGAAGACGGATGAGTCGTTCAAGATGCCAGTCTTGAAAGGCTGGTCGCTCCGTGATGTGAAACGGTTAGCGACACTTTACCAATTGAATTTAGAAATAGACGGTACCGGCTTCGTCACGTCCCAGTCGATTGGGAAAGACAAGCCCGTCAAGACCGGGGCGACATTAAAAGTGAAGCTCCAGTCACCGTCGAACTAA
- the ftsL gene encoding cell division protein FtsL, with product MPEAARKALQPQISPNRNPIPQERPIPAPKRRTLTLFESILYPTMICSVVLFGGITVSKHNEAYNIMRDTALITQETNTIAKENEELKYEIAQLSSPERIYAIAEKLGMQFNENNVKVID from the coding sequence ATGCCAGAAGCTGCTCGCAAGGCTCTGCAGCCTCAAATTTCGCCGAATCGCAACCCGATTCCGCAAGAACGACCAATACCAGCTCCGAAACGACGTACGTTGACTTTGTTCGAATCCATCCTGTACCCGACCATGATCTGTTCAGTTGTCTTGTTCGGTGGCATCACGGTATCGAAACATAATGAAGCGTACAACATCATGCGCGACACGGCTCTGATCACACAAGAGACGAACACGATCGCGAAAGAGAACGAAGAATTAAAGTATGAGATCGCCCAACTAAGCTCACCTGAGAGAATCTATGCGATTGCTGAAAAGCTCGGAATGCAATTCAATGAGAACAACGTCAAGGTGATTGACTGA
- the rsmH gene encoding 16S rRNA (cytosine(1402)-N(4))-methyltransferase RsmH, giving the protein MFEHETVLKMESIEGLNIKPDGIYVDCTLGGAGHSEEIVKRLTTGHLYAFDQDDVALKHASERLAPYEDRVTFIKSNFVHLKDELLARGITQVDGVLFDLGVSSPQLDEAERGFSYNYDAPLDMRMDRSRELSAYHVVNEWPFGDLARIFFTYGEEKFSKQIARKIEQARAVKPIETTFELVELIKDAIPAPARRKGGHPAKRTFQAIRIAVNDELNVFDRAVQDAIDLLAIGGRICVITFHSLEDRICKQVFKERSQHPPLPPGLPVIPKEFEPELKLITRKPIAAGDDELEGNRRARSAKLRVAEKQK; this is encoded by the coding sequence ATGTTTGAGCATGAAACGGTTTTAAAAATGGAGTCCATTGAGGGATTGAATATTAAGCCAGACGGGATTTATGTCGATTGTACGTTAGGAGGAGCCGGTCATAGCGAAGAAATCGTCAAGCGGTTGACGACAGGCCATCTGTACGCCTTCGACCAAGACGACGTCGCGCTCAAGCACGCGAGTGAGCGGTTGGCTCCATATGAGGACCGGGTTACGTTCATTAAAAGCAACTTCGTCCATTTGAAAGATGAACTGTTGGCACGGGGAATCACCCAGGTCGATGGGGTATTGTTTGACCTCGGTGTGTCTTCGCCACAGCTCGATGAGGCCGAACGTGGCTTTAGCTACAATTACGATGCGCCGTTGGATATGCGCATGGACCGTTCGCGTGAGCTATCGGCTTACCATGTCGTCAACGAATGGCCGTTCGGGGACCTTGCCCGCATCTTCTTTACATACGGGGAAGAGAAATTCTCGAAACAGATTGCCCGCAAAATCGAGCAAGCCCGTGCCGTCAAGCCAATCGAGACGACGTTTGAGCTCGTCGAGTTGATTAAAGACGCGATCCCGGCGCCGGCACGACGAAAAGGCGGTCACCCTGCGAAACGAACGTTCCAGGCGATCCGCATCGCCGTCAACGATGAATTGAACGTGTTCGACCGCGCCGTCCAAGACGCGATCGATTTGCTCGCCATCGGTGGACGGATTTGTGTCATCACGTTCCACTCGTTAGAAGATCGGATTTGTAAGCAAGTCTTCAAAGAGAGAAGCCAGCATCCGCCGTTACCGCCCGGATTGCCGGTCATCCCGAAAGAGTTTGAACCCGAACTGAAGTTGATCACGCGCAAGCCGATCGCGGCCGGGGACGACGAGCTCGAAGGCAACCGCCGGGCCCGTTCAGCTAAGCTTCGGGTCGCAGAAAAACAAAAATAG
- the bshC gene encoding bacillithiol biosynthesis cysteine-adding enzyme BshC encodes MRIESLDAMYAPTSPMMQVETGYSKWLDYKGMDELEARADELKRRSFTHLPELVNIMRDQQTVHGPMSPALESKLDALARGEALTMVTGQQVGVFGGPLFAVYKLLTVIKKAKQAEAKLNKPVIPIFWMATEDHDYAEINHVFVSQPLSRQLRKEALSTVPLAGKASVGELEFDRLKIELVQMLQRLLLSETETPYTTTLYHELVAVLQASHSFASFFGQMMRRFVGEDFILFDPHQPEVRALERDAFQRLIREHDQLNAALRDAFEDGMPHVDLNRDAAHLFYHDGTRELLTKQDGLFTTKRGHRFTEAELIQQVDAHPERFSNNVVSRPLMQDFLFPTLAYIAGPGEIAYWLQLRPLFHIFDWKMPLLIPRLGAVLVSANDEKKLAQEGVTLVDYLTNPLPDHTFDDEAFDQSLYAYRTLTEALGREAGKQGHRFDAKARHVLDRLADEMRAEAKRDQYRLNSRRIHLSTRLLPMDAPQERIWSMVPLLNRHGLDVFKRLGDAYEQTEAERCLVKM; translated from the coding sequence GTGAGGATAGAGTCGCTAGATGCCATGTACGCCCCGACGTCTCCGATGATGCAGGTGGAGACGGGTTATTCGAAATGGCTGGACTATAAAGGGATGGACGAACTCGAGGCGAGGGCTGACGAACTGAAGCGACGTTCGTTCACGCATCTGCCCGAACTCGTGAATATAATGCGAGACCAACAAACCGTCCACGGTCCGATGTCTCCCGCGCTCGAATCAAAACTCGATGCCTTGGCTCGAGGCGAGGCGTTGACGATGGTGACCGGACAGCAAGTCGGGGTGTTCGGCGGACCATTGTTCGCGGTGTATAAACTGTTGACCGTGATCAAAAAAGCCAAACAGGCAGAAGCGAAACTGAACAAACCGGTCATCCCGATCTTTTGGATGGCGACCGAGGATCACGACTATGCGGAAATCAACCACGTGTTCGTGAGCCAGCCGTTGTCGCGACAATTGCGTAAAGAGGCGCTATCGACGGTCCCACTCGCCGGAAAGGCGTCGGTTGGGGAGCTGGAATTCGATCGTCTGAAAATCGAGCTCGTGCAAATGTTGCAGCGGCTGCTGTTATCAGAGACGGAGACGCCATACACGACGACACTCTATCATGAGCTCGTCGCCGTGCTCCAAGCGAGCCATTCGTTCGCTTCGTTTTTCGGGCAGATGATGCGCCGGTTCGTCGGGGAAGACTTCATCCTGTTTGACCCGCACCAGCCGGAAGTGCGGGCGCTCGAGCGCGATGCATTCCAGCGGTTGATTCGTGAGCACGACCAACTGAACGCGGCGCTGCGGGATGCGTTCGAGGACGGCATGCCGCACGTCGACTTGAACCGGGACGCGGCCCATCTGTTCTATCACGACGGGACGCGCGAATTGTTGACGAAACAAGACGGGCTGTTCACGACGAAACGAGGTCATCGGTTCACTGAGGCCGAGCTGATCCAACAAGTCGACGCGCACCCGGAACGATTCTCGAACAACGTCGTGTCGCGTCCACTCATGCAAGACTTCCTGTTCCCGACGCTCGCTTACATCGCCGGTCCCGGAGAAATCGCCTACTGGCTCCAATTGCGTCCGCTGTTCCATATCTTTGATTGGAAAATGCCGCTCCTCATCCCGCGCCTCGGGGCCGTCCTCGTCTCGGCGAACGATGAGAAGAAGCTCGCCCAAGAAGGCGTGACGCTCGTCGATTACTTGACGAACCCGTTGCCGGACCATACGTTCGATGACGAGGCGTTCGACCAGAGCCTTTACGCCTATCGAACGCTCACGGAAGCGCTCGGTCGCGAAGCCGGGAAGCAAGGCCATCGATTTGATGCCAAGGCGCGCCACGTGCTCGATCGGCTCGCCGATGAAATGCGGGCCGAAGCAAAACGTGACCAATACCGGTTGAACAGTCGACGGATTCATCTATCGACACGGCTCTTACCGATGGATGCGCCGCAAGAGCGAATCTGGTCGATGGTACCGCTCTTGAATCGTCACGGTCTCGATGTGTTCAAACGGCTAGGTGACGCCTACGAACAGACTGAGGCAGAGCGATGTCTTGTCAAAATGTAA
- a CDS encoding DUF3397 domain-containing protein — protein MLVYIVSFPLVIWFMVYMILRKIMPKSVNTFKLVCDAGVVLWFYACGILLEAIVGVDVFWLLLAVCAAIFPANAIWQRVRHEDIVYSKMFVHGWRLLFLLLVPAHLVLFTIGIAREMMY, from the coding sequence GTGTTAGTGTATATCGTTTCATTTCCACTCGTCATTTGGTTTATGGTGTATATGATACTTAGAAAAATTATGCCGAAATCGGTTAATACGTTCAAACTCGTCTGTGATGCCGGCGTGGTCCTCTGGTTCTATGCGTGTGGGATTTTGCTCGAGGCGATTGTCGGGGTCGATGTGTTCTGGCTGCTGCTTGCAGTCTGTGCCGCCATCTTCCCCGCCAACGCGATTTGGCAGCGGGTGCGTCATGAAGATATCGTCTATTCGAAGATGTTCGTGCACGGGTGGCGCCTATTGTTTTTGTTGCTCGTCCCGGCCCACTTGGTGCTGTTCACGATCGGCATCGCGCGCGAGATGATGTATTAA
- a CDS encoding 2-dehydropantoate 2-reductase, whose translation MKPIKRIGIIGNGAVGMLMASLFEPDYTVTLYGRVDEASTVTIERTGVTDGTSIVRLCPVATLVETEQDVFFVTTKAHQVEAATERLSGDVPVFICSNGIAHLDHARTKGFHLGVVEHGVSRDGKRIHHTGLGRIRIGSFEPVEGIRFTASPLDVVWEADIEQVVTEKLFANAIINPITALCRVENGAVAMPPCRDIATAIYKELTTLFDRHVPYTYIETIIAKTAHNRSSMLRDIEAGRQTEVDAILTPLLKRADERGITLTVIPVLQKLILGASVSC comes from the coding sequence ATGAAGCCGATTAAACGAATTGGGATTATCGGGAACGGCGCCGTCGGCATGCTGATGGCTTCGCTGTTCGAGCCGGACTATACGGTGACGCTCTATGGCCGTGTCGACGAGGCGTCGACCGTGACGATCGAACGTACCGGCGTCACGGATGGGACGTCCATAGTCCGTCTATGTCCGGTGGCGACACTCGTCGAGACGGAGCAGGACGTGTTTTTTGTGACGACGAAAGCACACCAGGTCGAAGCGGCGACGGAACGATTGTCGGGAGACGTGCCCGTGTTCATCTGTTCGAACGGGATCGCCCATCTCGACCATGCACGCACGAAAGGGTTCCACCTCGGTGTGGTCGAACATGGGGTAAGCCGCGACGGCAAGCGGATCCATCATACCGGGCTCGGGCGCATTCGGATTGGGAGTTTCGAGCCGGTTGAGGGGATCCGATTCACCGCCTCTCCGCTCGATGTCGTCTGGGAAGCGGACATCGAGCAAGTCGTCACGGAAAAACTATTTGCGAACGCGATCATCAACCCGATTACGGCGCTCTGCCGTGTCGAGAACGGTGCGGTCGCCATGCCGCCATGCCGCGATATCGCGACGGCGATTTACAAAGAATTGACGACGTTGTTCGACCGGCACGTGCCGTATACATATATCGAGACCATCATTGCCAAGACGGCGCATAACCGCTCTTCGATGTTGCGTGACATCGAGGCGGGGCGCCAGACCGAGGTCGACGCCATCTTGACGCCGCTGTTGAAACGGGCCGACGAACGAGGTATCACGTTGACCGTCATTCCCGTCCTACAAAAATTAATTTTAGGAGCGAGCGTATCGTGTTAG
- the rpmF gene encoding 50S ribosomal protein L32, translating to MAVPFRRTSKTRKRLRRTHFKLNVPGMNECPNCGDMKLSHRVCKSCGHYNGKEVTSK from the coding sequence ATGGCAGTACCATTCCGTAGAACGTCGAAAACTCGCAAACGTCTTCGTCGTACTCACTTCAAACTCAACGTACCTGGTATGAACGAGTGCCCGAACTGTGGCGACATGAAACTTTCACACCGTGTTTGCAAATCTTGCGGACATTACAACGGTAAAGAAGTAACAAGCAAATAA
- a CDS encoding YceD family protein, with protein MKWSIAQLLKLRNQGDSFAIDEMVELPELTQLHPDIRSIRPVHVHGDASFTSNQVTFNLKVQGDLTLPDARTLDDVIYEFDIESLEPFFLENGRYTEQFDDVNLPEGNTIDLRPIVRELIMLDVPMQVFGNETDKTQVEGEGWSVIDEQPDDQPKIDPRLAGLADLFSKKEDKDG; from the coding sequence ATGAAGTGGTCTATTGCACAGCTACTTAAGCTACGAAACCAGGGTGACAGTTTTGCCATCGATGAGATGGTCGAACTACCAGAGCTTACTCAGCTCCATCCGGATATCCGTTCGATTCGCCCGGTGCATGTGCACGGGGATGCGTCGTTCACATCTAATCAAGTTACATTCAATTTGAAGGTTCAAGGTGACCTGACGTTGCCAGATGCGCGTACGTTGGACGATGTCATCTATGAATTCGATATTGAATCGCTCGAGCCTTTCTTTTTGGAGAATGGGCGTTATACGGAGCAATTCGATGATGTCAATTTGCCAGAAGGAAATACGATTGATCTGCGACCGATCGTAAGAGAGCTCATCATGTTAGACGTCCCGATGCAAGTCTTCGGGAACGAAACAGACAAAACTCAGGTTGAAGGGGAAGGCTGGTCCGTCATTGACGAGCAGCCGGACGACCAACCAAAAATTGACCCGCGCCTCGCGGGCCTCGCCGACTTGTTCTCTAAAAAAGAGGATAAGGACGGCTAA